The sequence TATCGTAATGTTAAGATGTCAAACAATGGACATAAGTGTATTCTACTTGCGTTTTATCATTCATAGTAATGATGTGGGATGTcctagcttagtggttaaggtgttggactactgattggaagggtactgctgggcccctgagcaaggcccttaaccctcaattgctcagttttataaaatgagataaaaatgtaactctggataagggtgtctgccaaattccagaaatgtaaatggatgAATGCTGAAGTTCTCTTAGGATGAAGTGCAGGGTTCAAGTAAAGTATCATGACTGAAttctgaaagaaaataaagcatttattcATCATGACTAGATGGTGATTTTGGGTGCAAGGTATGAGAATGCACCCAAGAgtggatgccagtccatcacagagcaccaTGCACACTTGGCATTTTGgtagacatccttatccagagcgacttacaatttatatgactgagcaattgagggttaagggccttgctcaagggcccagcagtgacagcttggtgtaCCTGGGATCTGAaatcacaaccttcttatcaacaccttaaccactaagctaccacatccatcttaaccactaagctaccacatcccttgTTCCCATTCAGGGAAATTTTGTGTGGCCAGTCCGCCTTCCTGGACAGTAGGATTGAACCCATGCAGAGAGATGAATCTCTGTATAGACCTGAGCTCTGAGCTCTCTACAGTTGTCAGGTGACTACactgcaccaccaccaccatgctgcccagtcatgttttattcttcttatacaaCAATGCGGTAGATCAGGAATGAATTAAAGAACACAAATGgtcttcatttttttatattttttatttttagtttatagttatgtttataaaagttagttaaaaaaaaatctacaaacaaTTGTTCCCTCACTGGCctcattttttgttatttattttaaaggtaatacaataaaaaaatactttaaatgTTAGTAAGAAACCAAAAAGCACTCTGTAGCACCCTGAAGCATTTCACATGATCAACAACTTATCTTAAACTGTTACAAAGccctgatactggagactccttccacaaatgcTGAAGAagtctccttacagaaatccTCCTATCAATTATcactattaatattttttacattttgtttacatgGCATGACTGTTACACAACTTTGTGTATAAATACCATAATAAAACCCGTGATTAGAATTACAATCAGAGCTTCAAtctgttaaagaaaatgaatcaatcgACCTTCTGACCGGCCGGAGTAGAGAattcagcagtgtgttgtggtatGTGGTATTAAAGTACCATTGGTCTcaatttcttaaaaatataCGTAAAAAGATACTTACATTCAAATGTTCACACTGGAAATAATTAAACTGTATAGTGTACGGTTTCTGGAATATACCTGCACAACCCTGCAACTTTTTTCTTTACATACAATCGCACCAATCGCTGTGTATTTGAAGGTTAAAATGTCAACACAAAGGATGTAGAATGTGCTAAGGGTTGCTATTGCTTTGTAGTTATTTCTCACAGCCTCTATTTCATTCCAAGGTGCATGATTTTTCTGTATGGTCCCGGGCCTCCCCAAAGTCCCCTTTAAGAAGAAAGACAACAAATTAGAGCCACATATCTCACCCGGGGTTTTATCATCTAAAATGAAGTAAACAGAACTCACTTGAGAAGACCATGCCAGTACAGATGGGGCATTATGTCAGCTTTCATATGATACATGATTCTGCTTTCTTTGCTCTGATCTACTGGGAAGGTCTCCAGAGGTTGTCCGTCATAGTCAAACTCGGCCAAGATGACCGTCTTGTAGCTGGTCACCAAAGGGCAAGAGGTGTAGCCATCATACTGTGGAAAAGGTAAAAATATAACAATTGGTGAAGTTGCTTAAACAGAGTCTTTACTGTCCAACTTACTGTCCATGCTGACCTTTTTATCAGGCTTgtcatttttcataactttgGTAATGGTCCTATCGAGGACGGCCGTTTGTGcagctataaaataaaataaaataaaaaaatagagagacagCGTTAATCAACGTACAGAAATAGCTGGACTAAAAAATTCTGACTATGTCCAATGATTTGAAACAACCATGAGCATTCATTCACACTTCTcttattatcacacacacacacatacagatttattgagtgattaatgtgataaatcatacagatacagataaggAAGAGTGTGATTTCCAGAATTGGCAGCATTTATCTATAGCTCACCTACAGCAGCTGCGGTTTTGGAAGTTGGAAGATTGGTGCAGTCCCCAATTCCAAAGATGTTAGCGTACGTCTTGTGCTGAAGGGTGTCTTTATTTACATTAAGCCAGCCAGTTACATCCTCCAACGAAGATCCCTGAAGCACGGGTGGTGGTCCCATAGGAGGGGTAACATGGAGCATCTCATACTACACAAATAATGGACATCTTAAAAGTgaataaacatatacactatattggcaaaagttttgggacacccctccaaatcattgagttcaggggttggactcggccccttagttccagtaaatgaactattaatgcttcagcttgtccagacattttggacaatttcatgctttgtgggaacagttcggggacgaccccttcctgttccagcattactgcacactagtgcacaaagcaaggtccataaagacatggatttggtgtggaggaacttgactggcttgcactggtgtggagtcctgacctcaacacctttggcATGAATTAGAACAGAGACTGATcacacaaatgcgcttctagaggactGGTCAAAAAAcaaactcctaaaccttgtggaaagccttcccagaactgcatattacattcatgtgcatgtaaagacagatgtcccaaaacttttggcaatatagtgtagctactCCTGAATGTGTTGAATCAAGCAACATGGACCTCTTACCTCAAAAACCTTTGTTTCTCCAGGTTTATCAAGGTTCTCGAATACCGCTTCCTGCTTGTCGGCTCGGACCTCAATAAGGTTGTGTCGGAGGTTTATGTTCAGGTCCCGACTTTTCACAATTTCCCAGAGCGAATCAGCATATTTCTTCACACCAAACAACACAGGCAATGATGTGTTGTAAATGATGTTGGCTTTCGACCGCTTTCCTGTCTTGCAAAACAAAATTCCAGAGTGTCATAATTAACGACAATTAAcgttcagatttatttttaaattgctaTCAGTCTAATTCCATccagttttattaaataaacattatccTCATCATTGGAACTGCGCTGAATACTTTCTCCACAGACACTAAATAAACACCTTTCTCATGTAGGAATCAGAAAGGTACATGATCTTCTGAGGAGCTCCTCCACATTTCACAGGAGTGTTGGGATAGGAAAACACAGCATTTCCCTGCTTGAAGTTCTGTAATGCTTTCCAGGTCTTCTCCACTGTTGCCAGGGAATAATTTGATCCAATCTTTGGATGTTCGAAACCTTCTGGAAGTCCTTTAATCTAAAATCCAACAAAAGCCAGAAGCGGTAGTGAATTAGCATGGAATTTCAAAAAATACTGATGGGGTTCCTTAGTAGAGATGAATAaacgttttatttttacagtgaatTGATCTTAGACGGTGCTAACGGTACGAATAATACCTTAACGGGAGATGTATGATTATTACAGAATCCTTTTGTCTTCTGCTGATGTGCTTTGCATGCTAATGAAGCAGAGTATTATACTAAAGTCCTTTGTGgatatgagaaataaaatgcacaaaataTTATATCTGTGCTTGAATATATGCTTTAAGTATATCTGATGTAATTTTGCTCTATAATTTCCAGTCTTAACAACAACTAACTCTGctagaaagaaaagagacattTTCTGTAATAGGGAAAAAAGTACCTTCTCATAGTTGAGCTTCAGGCCAAGTGCTACAATCAAGTAGTCATAGGAAATCTAAGAAGAGATATAATATACAATCAACTACATTCTGTTTACACACTCAACAGCAGGTTTATCAGCAGGCTATGTTTGCCAGAATGATCGAAATATTGTTCACAGTGTAAAATCACATCCATTCCCAATGATGAATGTACTTTCCAGCACAGTTCCAGTAAATACCGGTAACCAGACACACCCAGAGTGCTTACTGCTTAACCACAGCAGTTTAGCAATAAAACCTTTGTAATATCAAGCTTCCTTCATAATGTTAGATGTGCTAATCTTCACTACGGTTTTGTTTGTTCCTCACTTCTTTCCCAGACTCTGTGAAGACAGTGTTGTTTTTCGGGTCAAGCTTCATGACTTTGGACTTGACCCATTTGACTCCAGAGGGCATCACACTGGCAGTGGAGCGTCCAGATGCGCTAACGGTTTTAGCTCCGGCCCCTACTAACGTCCACATGGGCTGGTAATAATGCATctgtaaaagaaatgaaaaatatgaagACGAACCATAATCGTAACAACTCGTACAGGTTATACTGAAGTCACCtacaaaacattatttatatatattaagagGCAAATGGTAAAAGCACACAGAGTTATTCTTATTTAGTGGAATTGATCTCATTTAGTGCTATCGTATGTCTCGGATTTTAAAGTTAGTGAGCACTCTATAAAGCTGCAGTAAAAACATTCCTTCCTGCCTGATTGACATAGGTGATATCTAGGGCAGGGCAAAAGGAAGTGGATATTGTGATAAAGTATGAATCATTAGGCTCTTCTGACATATCATGAGTGTCATCAGTACTGTTGTAACTATCTGTTAGTCAGATGTAATGAcccataaaatgtttttaaaacaataaattattttaaaaagtatgaTTTGAACCTAGTTTTTCACATTGTTTTGCTAGCAATTTCTTAGCCTAAAAATCATGGTTCATACTGCGTATTGTGGAAATGTACCAGAATATGATATTATTTACCATATCACCCAGCCAATAAAACACTACTCAGCCAGTGCCCACTTACTTTGATCCCATTATTTCCATTTGGGTGCCATTTTATGGTTAAAGCTCTTAAGAGTAATTTGCTCAAGGCTTTGAATGGAATCTGTCCTACTTGAACATCACTGTGGATGAAATCATCTACAAAGTGTATAAAACTGAGTGTACCTCGCTGGGCTCCACGATGGCCACATGTTCTGCACCGACTTTCCTTTTCATGCGTGCGCCCATTGCAATACCACCACAGCCACCTCCAAGCACCACAAACTTATAATGCTCCTTGGAGGACAATCCATTGCTGGTGTGGAAGTGGGACTTGACAGAGTAAAGCAGTCTGTTAGACTTTTGAACCAGAGGTACTTGTGACATTAAAGCAGATGCCATGTTCCTGTAATTTAATCTGAAAAACAGAGGGGAAAAGACGAGTAAGAATGTGTGCCGCTTGGAGACAAATCACGTGAAGGGTGTACGAGCTAAGAAGAAATAAAGGGAATGTTGTTGTCCAGCTCAGAGTTTTCAAAACAGAGAATGGGGTCATTTTCACTCTTTGAGAGTCTTTAGTGATCTGTGGCATGTTCAGTCGTTTGTGTCTCAGGAATGCAGTCTACACTTCTAAGACATTTTTTAGGTTCGAATGCTGAGTCACCATGATCTGTAAAAGAACATCTAATGAGTGCAGGACTATATAAGAgctatataatgtgtgtgtgggtcaaaTTAGAGGTCATATTGGATGTTCGGAGATTGCAAATATGAATAAAGCAAGTGGTGTGGTTATTTTGGTTGTTATTTGGTCAACACAACATGTTAAGAAGAAAGCCAAGCTTGTATAACCTTAATTCATTCTTCCCTTCCTTCTCTTCCCCCAGCTACCTGAGCATTAAAATGAGCTTAAACCAGCTTTAGAGACAACAACAGTAACAATGAGCAAGGCTGTTTTTAAAACATCACGTTACAATGTCATGGGATTTCTGCTGCACAGTAATGACCTAACAAAAGCCCTCGTGTTTATAGAACAcctagaatagaatagaacaaaTAGTTTGTAATAGAACTGGACAAGAATGAACCACATACAGAATACTCTGCATACGGTCAAGCTTTAGTACTCAACACAAACACCTGGTTTTACTTATCTAACACAAAAATAGCTTAGTccagagtgtgtatagtaacGTCCACTTACCGTGTAGTTGGGAACAATGTACTCTCAGGCACGGTACAGCTCCACTCAGTTCCTGTTTATTTCTCCCTCTGTGCTGTACGTGCTTGTACTGCACTTGTTCAGCGAGCGAATCGACTCTTTGAACCGATTCCGAAAGTTGTGTCAAATTTGGGAGTCGATTCCTCCCATGTCTAACGAGGCGTAATATGGAGTTATGTTCGTGCCGTCATTTTTAAAGTAGATTGttcaaatgaaaataataaaaacgatcattaatacaaaatattattaaacaaaaatagtatgcgaatgtaaataatgtgaattAAATCGAAATTCAATTTTCCGGACAGCTTTCTTCTGATTCACGCTCTCATTTGGCCTTAACTATTTTCTAGAAGGTTTtaaattaaacagaattaatttaaatagattaaattttaaagcatttatatatttatttatggcttATATGGAATATGcctactgttttttttgttatgtttttataGAGTTTTAGCTGAAGGCGTTCATTCGTAAAACTACTGTTTGTggagtgggggggggtgttctgAACGTTCGCAACGCCCACTCCGACTAGTCGACCAATAGGATTTGAGTAAAATTCCTCATTTAAGACCCACCCCCTCCAGGAGAAACGTGACATAAGCCAGAAGCAGAAGAAACACGGAAGAAGCAGAAGGACGATTTCAAAACAAtaaagaagaataataagaCTGGAAAATcgagagtgtgaatgagtagTAATGTTTTTGTAAAAGTTTGTTCTTATTCTCATAAGTAGCCACACCTACACCTGTTACTTCCAGCTTGTTGTTTGCTGCCTGTCCATGTCAAATCTTAATAACCCAAACTAAAATGCTTTATGTCATCATTATCTATTGACATTTTACTGCATGTAGGCTGGGAAAACGGTTTTTTTAAAACGACATAGTAAACAAGATGAACGCGAGTGACCTTCagtttcatacacacacacacacacacacacacacacccaaagcaaAATCACGTGGTGCAGTTCGTCACATTAACCAAGTGGCATACCAGAAAAATCTTAGATAGATGTctaatatattgccaaaagttttgggacacccctccaaatcattgagttcaggtgttgtttttcaggggttgggctcggccccttagttccagtgaaaggaactcttaaggCTTCagtttcataccaagacattttggacaatttcatgctttgtgggaacagtttggggatgaccccttcctgttccaacatgactgcacaccagtgaccaaagcaaggtccataaagacatggatgagccaggccttctcgtccaacatcagtgcctgacctcacaaatgcaattctagaggaatggtcaaaaattcccataaacacacataaaccttgtggaaagccttcccagaagagttgaagctgttatagctgcaaaagcgggacaactccatattacattcatgtggatgtaaaggcagacgtcccagttttggtctggctcacagtctccactctaattcaccccaaaggtgttctatcaggttgaggtcaggacaccaaactcactcatccatgtccttatgtaccttgctttggtcactggtgtgcagtcatgttggaacaggaaggggtcatccccaaactgttcccacaaagagcatgaaattgtccaaaatgtcttggtatgaagctgaagcattaagagttcctttcactggaactaaggggccgagcccaacccctgaaaaacaacacctgaactcaatgatttgaaggggtgtcccaaaactttttagattagattagattagattagattcaactttattgtcactgcacatgtgggtacaaggccacgaaatacagttagcatctaaccagaagtgcattctcgcagtgcaaataattagcatatataatcagtatataaacaaataaataatttgcatatataaacaatatataaaaatatataaataatttgcatatattaacagtatacagtatacttttgtcaatatagtaTACTTTCTATTGGCCACTGAATATTAATCAATACATTTTCTAATAAACATGTCTTTCCAAactattttaaattattatagttCACTAAAGTGTCAAATGTGTTCTGCACAAACAAAATGACAGCGAAAAGGACCTaggttataataaataaacatgctaTACAACATGTCGCCGCTAGAGGGAGATATTTAGCTTAAGTCTGGTATATGAACCTCTGTTCACAGTGTAGTCAAATTTAGTTGAATTAAAATACATTTGAGTCTAATGTTTGCTGTCTTCGTTGCTTTTGAATTGTATTTTTCATTAATATGACATTGTTATAGTAAAATCATGAGTGAGAAAAGAAGGTATTTATCTCCTAATAAAGTCCATCCTAACAGCACTAGCAACATCTCCCTAAGGTCAATGCATCACACAACTCTCAGATTACAAATTAGCACTAGAATCCCTAAGCAcattataacaatttatatatatacatatatatatatatatatatatatatatatatatatatatatatatatatatatatatatatatatatatatatatacactatattgccaaaagtattcgctcacccatccaaataatcagaatcaggtgttccaatcacttccatggccacaggtgtataaaatcaagcacctaggcatgcagactgtttttacaaacatttgtgaaagaatgggtcgctctcaggagctcagtgaattccagcgtggaactgtgataggatgccacctgtgcaacaaatccagtcgtgaaatttcctcactcctaaatattccacagtcaactgtcagctgtattataagaacgtggaagtgtttgggaacgacagcaactcagccacaaagtggtaggccacgtaaactgacggagtggggtcagcggatgctgaggcgcatagtgcgaagaggtcgccaactttctgcagagtcaatcgctacagacctccaaacttcatgtggccttcagattagctcaagaacagtgcgcagagagcttcatggaatgggtttccatggccgagcagctgcatccaagccatacatcaccaagtgcaatgcaaagcgtcggatgcagtggtgtaaagcacgccgccactggactctagagcagtggagacgcgttctctggagtgacgaatcgcgcttctccatctggcaatctgatggacgagtctgggtttggcggttgccaggagaacggtacttgtctgactgcattgtgccaagtgtaaagtttggtggaggggggattatggtgtggggttgtttttcaggagctgggcttggcctcttagttccagtgaaaggaactctgaatgcttcagcataccaagacattttggacaattccatgcccccaactttgtgggaacagtttggagctggccccttcctcttccaacatgactgtgcaccagtgaccaaagcaaggtccataaagacatggatgacagagtctggtgtggatgaacttgactggcctgcacagagtcctgacctcaaccccatagaacacctttgggatgaattagagtggagactgagagccaggccttctcgtccaacatcagtgtgtgacctcacaagtgcactt comes from Hemibagrus wyckioides isolate EC202008001 linkage group LG14, SWU_Hwy_1.0, whole genome shotgun sequence and encodes:
- the sqor gene encoding sulfide:quinone oxidoreductase, mitochondrial is translated as MASALMSQVPLVQKSNRLLYSVKSHFHTSNGLSSKEHYKFVVLGGGCGGIAMGARMKRKVGAEHVAIVEPSEMHYYQPMWTLVGAGAKTVSASGRSTASVMPSGVKWVKSKVMKLDPKNNTVFTESGKEISYDYLIVALGLKLNYEKIKGLPEGFEHPKIGSNYSLATVEKTWKALQNFKQGNAVFSYPNTPVKCGGAPQKIMYLSDSYMRKTGKRSKANIIYNTSLPVLFGVKKYADSLWEIVKSRDLNINLRHNLIEVRADKQEAVFENLDKPGETKVFEYEMLHVTPPMGPPPVLQGSSLEDVTGWLNVNKDTLQHKTYANIFGIGDCTNLPTSKTAAAVAAQTAVLDRTITKVMKNDKPDKKYDGYTSCPLVTSYKTVILAEFDYDGQPLETFPVDQSKESRIMYHMKADIMPHLYWHGLLKGLWGGPGPYRKIMHLGMK